The following proteins come from a genomic window of Metarhizium brunneum chromosome 2, complete sequence:
- the LYSLP gene encoding Lysophospholipase, giving the protein MAIGSQLSLLLAAATALAPAQVAAAVVQDLPRQHDASGSADVVVRQTSLIQRATDQSPKGYAPSPVDCPTSRPKVRDGGGLSSQEREWLPKRRNETVAPIRELLKRIAIPDFDSDAYLKNAASDPTALPNIGLAVSGGGYRAMLNGAGAVAAWDSRSTGSQTKGNLGGLLQSATYISGLSGGSWLVGSMYTNNFTSVQDAVNAPQIWQFDDSILKGPEQYSLLQYYSEILDDVDAKDKAGFDRSITDYWGRMLAYQLINATNGGPGFTYSSIANDPDFSSGKNPLPLIVADGRAPGQKIIASNSTIYEFTPWEFGSFDPSLQGFVPLQYVGSNFTNGSIPGNQKCIVGFDNAGFIMGTSSSLFNQIIMYIKDGNSRYVPEDIPKFVVDALTTFLNALGDESNDIADWTPNPFKGWNTAKNPSANETRLTLVDGGEDLQNVPYHPHLFRERRVDVVFSIDSSADTDSSWPDGASAIATYERSLQPSVANGTGFPAVPGKDTFVNLGLNSRPAFFGCDSSNLTAPSPLIVYIPNYPYIYESNISTFQMAIKSDERDAIVQNGWAVATQLNSTRDPDWAVCVGCAMLARSFERTRTAVPDKCRQCFANYCWNGTLNETKPAPYVPSLYGKPILSKNSGAAGQELSAMMTTVGLVVMAVTAFNL; this is encoded by the exons ATGGCCATTGGAAGTCAACTGTCGCTCCTGCTggccgcggcgacggcgctggCTCCCGCCCAAGTAGCCGCGGCCGTTGTCCAAG ATCTCCCGCGCCAGCACGATGCCTCGGGTTctgccgacgtcgtcgtccgcCAAACGTCCCTCATCCAACGCGCCACCGATCAGTCGCCCAAGGGCTATGCGCCGTCGCCCGTCGACTGTCCCACGAGCCGCCCGAAAGTgcgagacggcggcggcttgtCGTCCCAGGAGAGGGAATGGCTCCCCAAGCGCCGAAACGAAACCGTCGCCCCCATCCGCGAGCTCCTGAAGCGCATTGCCATCCCCGACTTCGACAGCGATGCCTACCTCAAGAATGCCGCCAGCGACCCGACCGCGCTGCCAAACATTGGGCTGGCCGTCTCCGGAGGCGGTTACCGCGCCATGCTGAacggtgccggtgccgttGCCGCCTGGGACAGCCGCTCGACTGGCAGTCAGACAAAGGGCAACTTGGGCGGCCTGCTTCAGAGTGCGACGTACATCTCTGGTCTGTCTGGCGGGAGCTGGCTGGTGGGCAGCATGTACACCAACAACTTCACTTCGGTCCAGGACGCCGTCAACGCGCCGCAAATCTGGCAGTTTGACGATTCCATCCTCAAAG GTCCCGAGCAATACAGCCTGCTACAGTATTACAGCGAGATCCTGGACGATGTggatgccaaggacaaggcagGTTTCGATCGGTCCATTACTGATTACTGGGGTCGCATGCTTGCATATCagctcatcaatgccacCAACGGCGGTCCGGGGTTTACCTACTCTTCCATCGCAAACGACCCGGACTTCTCATCCGGCAAGAACCCGCTTCCCTTGATTGTTGCCGACGGTCGCGCCCCCGGCCAAAAGATTATCGCGTCAAACTCAACCATCTACGAGTTCACCCCCTGGGAGTTTGGTTCCTTTGACCCCTCGCTCCAGGGATTCGTGCCTCTTCAGTATGTCGGCTCCAACTTCACCAATGGCTCGATTCCCGGCAACCAAAAGTGTATTGTTGGCTTCGATAATGCCGGGTTCATCATGGGCACCTCGAGCAGTTTATTCAACCAGATTATCATGTATATCAAGGACGGAAACAGCAGATACGTCCCCGAAGACATTCCCAAGTTCGTCGTTGACGCTCTAACAACCTTCCTGAATGCCCTGGGCGACGAGAGCAATGACATTGCAGACTGGACCCCCAACCCTTTCAAGGGCTGGAACACGGCCAAGAATCCCAGCGCCAACGAGACCCGTCTCaccctcgtcgacggcgggGAGGATCTGCAAAACGTCCCCTACCACCCGCACCTGTTCCGCGAGAGACGCGTCGACGTGGTGTTTTCAATCGATTCCTCCGCCGACACGGACAGCAGCTGGCCGGACGGAGCgtccgccatcgccacctACGAGCGCTCTCTGCAACCCTCCGTTGCCAACGGGACAGGGTTCCCCGCCGTCCCGGGCAAGGACACCTTTGTCAACCTGGGCCTCAACTCGAGgcccgccttcttcggcTGCGACTCGTCCAACCTCaccgcgccgtcgccgctcaTCGTCTACATCCCCAACTACCCGTACATCTACGAGTCCAACATATCCACCTTTCAAATGGCCATCAAGTCGGACGAGCGCGACGCCATTGTGCAAAACGGCTGGGCGGTAGCCACGCAGCTCAACAGCACGCGCGACCCCGACTGGGCCGTGTGCGTCGGCTGCGCTATGCTCGCCCGCAGCTTCGAGCGCACCAGGACGGCTGTGCCTGACAAGTGTAGGCAGTGCTTTGCCAACTACTGCTGGAATGGGACGCTCAACGAGACGAAGCCCGCGCCGTATGTGCCGAGTCTCTATGGCAAGCCCATCCTCTCCAAGAACTCGGGTGCTGCTGGTCAGGAGCTGAGCGCGATGATGACAACCGTGGGGCTGGTGGTTATGGCTGTTACGGCGTTTAATTTGTAG